One Cupriavidus taiwanensis DNA window includes the following coding sequences:
- a CDS encoding IclR family transcriptional regulator produces the protein MKQNMPIPFQNRTAAEDGAVEEDARSLRVLAVLLSLARAQQPQTLSQLAQRLHVPKATLMRLLAALERSGFVVRMPAERGYVPGPAAAALSLQTLRSPPLLRECRAILARLVARLGETCNLTALDGDRVLYVERVETHEPLRLQLSPGIHVPLHCTASGKLFLSAMNRLERQQMLRRLDLAAHTPRTLADLPGLNAELDRLAARGIGVDHEEFVRGMCAVAVPVREPDGAGPGRVVAAIACHAPTARASLEALLQAVPTLQGAAREMGAVLCGH, from the coding sequence GTGAAACAGAACATGCCAATCCCGTTTCAGAATCGCACCGCAGCAGAGGACGGGGCGGTGGAGGAGGATGCCCGCAGCCTGCGCGTGCTGGCGGTGCTGTTAAGCCTGGCGCGGGCGCAGCAACCGCAGACGCTGTCCCAGCTGGCGCAGCGCCTGCATGTGCCCAAGGCGACGCTGATGCGCCTGCTGGCGGCGCTGGAGCGCAGCGGCTTCGTGGTGCGGATGCCGGCCGAGCGCGGCTATGTGCCCGGGCCGGCCGCGGCGGCGTTGTCGCTGCAGACGCTCAGGAGCCCGCCGCTGCTGCGCGAATGCCGCGCCATCCTGGCCCGGCTGGTGGCACGGCTGGGCGAGACCTGCAACCTGACCGCGCTCGACGGCGACCGCGTGCTCTACGTCGAGCGCGTGGAGACGCACGAGCCGCTGCGCCTGCAGCTGTCGCCCGGCATCCATGTGCCGCTGCACTGCACCGCCAGCGGCAAGCTGTTCCTGTCAGCGATGAACCGGCTCGAGCGCCAGCAGATGCTCAGGCGCCTGGACCTTGCCGCGCATACGCCGCGCACGCTCGCCGACCTGCCCGGACTGAACGCCGAACTCGACCGCCTGGCCGCGCGCGGCATCGGCGTCGACCACGAGGAATTCGTGCGCGGCATGTGCGCGGTAGCGGTGCCGGTACGCGAACCCGATGGCGCCGGCCCGGGCCGGGTGGTCGCCGCGATCGCCTGCCATGCGCCGACCGCGCGGGCTTCGCTGGAAGCGCTGCTGCAGGCGGTGCCGACGCTGCAGGGGGCGGCGCGGGAGATGGGGGCGGTGTTGTGCGGGCACTGA